One Etheostoma spectabile isolate EspeVRDwgs_2016 chromosome 12, UIUC_Espe_1.0, whole genome shotgun sequence genomic window carries:
- the marchf11 gene encoding E3 ubiquitin-protein ligase MARCH11, giving the protein MNTEEGEAGAACGETRGEDTGITDRHTWDGGEPLDRQGRRHPEDEDGAPKQAEDREGCREGRGCRGAGEGSNGGNFSSEEGAVGGASCKEQTMHSNCSSETCIPTPSCRICFQGAEQGDLLNPCRCDGSVRYTHQHCLLKWISERGCWTCELCCYRFHVIAINLKTPRQWQSITITLVEKVQIIAVFLGSLFLVASISWLLWSTLSPQAIWQRRDILFQICYGMYGFMDLVCLGLIVHEGAAVYNVFMRWRAVNLHWDLKSYDKAKDMEETSTGHSSLVPRTLWLPLATFGPNGHLNSTQLGPQPWTCLCLAPICPGLVPRSNLSQDSDSGEVVIRVTSV; this is encoded by the exons ATGAACACAGAGGAGGGAGAGGCGGGTGCAGCTTGCGGGGAGACGAGGGGAGAAGACACCGGCATCACCGACCGCCACACCTGGGATGGAGGCGAGCCACTGGACCGCCAAGGACGTCGGCACCCCGAGGATGAGGACGGGGCACCAAAgcaggcagaggacagagagggctGCCGGGAGGGCCGGGGCTGCAGGGGAGCAGGTGAGGGGAGCAACGGGGGGAATTTTTCCAGCGAGGAAGGGGCGGTCGGGGGGGCATCGTGCAAGGAGCAGACGATGCACTCAAACTGCAGCAGCGAGACCTGCATCCCCACTCCCAGCTGCCGGATCTGCTTCCAAGGCGCAGAGCAG GGCGACCTGTTGAACCCGTGCCGGTGCGACGGTTCGGTGCGGTACACCCACCAGCACTGCCTGCTGAAGTGGATCAGCGAGCGCGGCTGCTGGACCTGCGAGCTCTGCTGCTACCGCTTCCACGTCATCGCCATCAACCTGAAGACGCCTCGGCAG TGGCAGTCCATCACCATCACCCTGGTGGAGAAGGTGCAGATCATCGCCGTGTTCCTGGGCTCTCTCTTCCTGGTGGCCAGCATCTCCTGGCTGCTGTGGTCCACTCTGAGCCCGCAGGCCATCTGGCAGCGCCGAGACATCCTCTTTCAGATCTGCTACGGCATGTACGGCTTCATGGACCTGGTCTGCTTAG GCTTGATTGTCCACGAGGGGGCGGCGGTGTACAACGTCTTCATGCGCTGGCGGGCCGTCAACCTCCACTGGGATCTTAAGAGCTACGATAAAGCAAAAGACATGGAGGAGACGAGCACCGGCCATTCCTCATTGGTCCCCAGGACGCTATGGTTGCCTCTGGCCACCTTTGGGCCCAATGGGCACTTAAACTCCACCCAGCTGGGGCCGCAGCCATGGACCTGCCTCTGTTTGGCCCCCATCTGCCCCGGCCTGGTGCCCCGAAGCAACCTCAGCCAGGACAGCGACTCGGGAGAGGTCGTCATTCGTGTGACATCGGTGTAA